A region from the Halomarina litorea genome encodes:
- a CDS encoding ArsA family ATPase: MSSIEVEAVDSLDADEVTPEGLDAPEYVLYGGKGGVGKTTMAAASALASANDGTATLAISTDPAHSLSDVLETDIPSEPTRIREDMPLYAVEIDPEAADSPLESAGLGMGAGGAGGPGGAGSDDGGDGPLGGMGVGEGLGQADAMFGGMNPMSAGAMPGADETAAMQLLLEYLDDDRFDRVVVDTAPTGHTLRLLQLPEALDSMMGRVLQFREQMSGMLGDMPGPFGDGDAADVDGLREFADRIERLRAALQDPERTDFRVVMVPERLSVVESERLIRELDDFGIPVSTVVVNRVTEDLENVVDVESGWVVSPNPENCEFCAKRWESQQEALSRAQEVFRGHDVKRVPLFAEEVSGETMLRVVAACLA; encoded by the coding sequence ATGAGCTCCATCGAGGTCGAGGCGGTCGACTCTCTCGACGCCGACGAGGTGACGCCGGAGGGCCTCGACGCCCCCGAGTACGTCCTCTACGGCGGGAAGGGCGGCGTCGGGAAGACGACGATGGCCGCGGCGTCGGCGCTCGCCAGCGCCAACGACGGGACGGCGACGCTGGCCATCTCGACCGACCCAGCCCACTCGCTGTCGGACGTCCTGGAAACCGACATTCCGAGCGAACCGACCAGAATCCGGGAGGACATGCCGCTCTACGCGGTCGAAATCGACCCCGAGGCGGCGGACTCGCCGCTGGAGAGTGCCGGTCTCGGGATGGGGGCGGGCGGTGCGGGTGGACCGGGCGGCGCGGGTTCGGACGACGGTGGCGACGGCCCCCTCGGCGGCATGGGCGTCGGCGAGGGACTGGGACAGGCCGACGCGATGTTCGGCGGGATGAACCCCATGTCGGCGGGCGCGATGCCCGGCGCGGACGAGACGGCGGCGATGCAGTTGCTCCTCGAGTACCTCGACGACGACCGGTTCGACCGCGTCGTCGTGGACACCGCGCCGACGGGCCACACGCTCCGCCTCCTCCAGCTCCCGGAGGCGCTCGACTCGATGATGGGTCGCGTCCTCCAGTTCCGCGAGCAGATGAGCGGGATGCTCGGCGACATGCCCGGTCCGTTCGGGGACGGGGACGCTGCCGACGTGGACGGCCTGCGCGAGTTCGCCGACAGAATCGAACGCCTCCGCGCCGCGTTGCAGGACCCCGAACGGACCGACTTCCGAGTCGTGATGGTCCCCGAGCGCCTGAGCGTCGTCGAGTCCGAACGCCTCATCCGGGAGCTGGACGACTTCGGCATCCCCGTCTCGACGGTGGTGGTAAACCGGGTGACGGAGGACCTCGAGAACGTCGTCGACGTGGAGAGCGGGTGGGTCGTCAGCCCGAACCCCGAGAACTGCGAGTTCTGTGCGAAGCGCTGGGAGAGCCAGCAGGAGGCGCTCTCGCGGGCGCAGGAGGTGTTCCGGGGCCACGATGTGAAGCGGGTCCCGCTGTTCGCCGAGGAGGTCAGCGGCGAGACGATGCTGCGCGTCGTCGCGGCCTGCCTCGCCTGA
- a CDS encoding glycerate kinase type-2 family protein: MSRDVAEACIEAGVAAADPERAVREQLHVEAERLHVGGETFDFADYDRIVVAGGGKAAAAVVRGLGAVLGQRITEGVVVTDGDTEGLRPVEGDDTDEEGDGAEDVTGDDESARDDAEDEENVPPRVEALVGDHPVPSERNVDATERVLDLLERCDERTLVVAPVTGGGSALLAAPTVPLDAFRELTEALVESGADIHEINAVRKRLSRVKGGGLAAAAAPATALALLVSDVVGDDPGVIASGPFAPDESSAEEALAVLDRYGIEADESVREALRTGGEAATDLDHVHTHLLVNTRTAIDAAADLAFESGYDPLVLSSSMRGEAREIALAHVAVAEEVGAAGDPVAPPAAVLSGGEVTVTVAGDGEGGPNLELALAAALDLPEGVTLASVDTDGHDGGTDVAGAVVDSGTVGDDADAAREALADNDALPFLRERDALLDVESTTNVNDLRLVLVE, from the coding sequence ATGTCACGTGACGTCGCGGAGGCGTGTATCGAGGCGGGCGTCGCCGCCGCCGACCCCGAGCGGGCGGTCCGCGAGCAACTGCACGTCGAGGCCGAGCGGCTCCACGTCGGCGGCGAGACGTTCGACTTCGCGGACTACGACCGCATCGTCGTCGCGGGCGGCGGGAAGGCGGCGGCCGCCGTCGTCCGCGGCCTCGGTGCGGTCCTCGGGCAGCGAATCACCGAGGGCGTGGTCGTCACCGACGGGGACACCGAGGGACTGCGACCCGTCGAGGGCGACGACACGGACGAGGAGGGGGACGGCGCGGAGGACGTCACGGGAGACGACGAGAGCGCTAGAGACGACGCGGAGGACGAGGAGAACGTCCCTCCGCGCGTCGAGGCGCTCGTCGGCGACCACCCCGTCCCGAGCGAGCGGAACGTCGATGCCACCGAGCGGGTGCTGGACCTGTTGGAGCGCTGTGACGAGCGAACGCTCGTCGTCGCGCCGGTCACGGGCGGCGGGAGCGCTCTGCTGGCCGCGCCGACCGTGCCCCTCGACGCCTTCCGCGAACTGACCGAGGCGCTGGTCGAGAGCGGCGCGGACATCCACGAGATAAACGCCGTTCGCAAGCGCCTCTCGCGGGTGAAAGGCGGGGGGCTGGCGGCCGCCGCCGCCCCCGCAACCGCCCTCGCCCTCCTCGTCAGCGACGTGGTGGGCGACGACCCCGGCGTCATCGCCAGCGGGCCGTTCGCGCCCGACGAATCGAGCGCGGAGGAGGCGCTCGCCGTCCTCGACCGCTACGGCATCGAGGCCGACGAGTCGGTGCGGGAGGCACTCCGGACGGGCGGCGAGGCGGCCACCGACCTCGACCACGTCCACACGCACCTCCTCGTGAACACGCGGACGGCCATCGACGCGGCCGCCGACCTCGCCTTCGAGTCGGGGTACGACCCGCTCGTGCTCTCCTCGTCGATGCGCGGGGAGGCCCGGGAGATCGCCCTGGCGCACGTCGCCGTCGCCGAGGAGGTGGGCGCGGCGGGCGACCCCGTGGCGCCGCCCGCCGCCGTCCTCTCGGGCGGCGAGGTGACCGTCACCGTCGCGGGCGACGGCGAGGGCGGCCCGAACCTCGAACTCGCGCTGGCGGCGGCCCTCGACCTGCCCGAGGGTGTCACGCTCGCCAGCGTGGACACCGACGGCCACGACGGCGGGACGGACGTGGCGGGGGCCGTCGTCGATTCGGGGACCGTCGGGGACGACGCGGACGCCGCCCGCGAGGCCCTCGCGGACAACGACGCCCTCCCGTTCCTCCGGGAGCGGGACGCGTTGCTCGACGTCGAGAGCACCACGAACGTCAACGACCTGCGACTCGTGCTCGTCGAGTAG
- a CDS encoding esterase/lipase family protein: MDANREGRDGPPGDEPVLLVHGYGDTGHSPWWRTLADHFYDSGYTRDAVETLSLGWLPGTTVGSPERYARRIGRAVERLRDRHDSRVDVVAHSMGGLGVRWYVEREDGAPNVHDLVTLGTPHQGTALARAGSWTPGGRAMLPGSDFLRTLNGRRLPRAVNYTAVWSEDDEAVLPGHRARLPFTASNVRNVRVRGPGHIGLVTSHDVFDSYAETL; this comes from the coding sequence ATGGACGCGAACCGCGAGGGGAGGGACGGCCCGCCCGGCGACGAACCGGTCCTCCTCGTCCACGGGTACGGCGACACCGGCCACTCGCCGTGGTGGCGGACGCTCGCCGACCACTTCTACGACTCGGGGTACACTCGGGACGCCGTCGAGACGCTCAGCCTCGGGTGGCTGCCCGGAACGACCGTCGGGTCCCCCGAACGCTACGCCCGGCGAATCGGTCGGGCCGTCGAACGCCTCCGGGACCGACACGACTCCCGGGTGGACGTGGTGGCCCACTCGATGGGCGGCCTGGGCGTGCGCTGGTACGTCGAACGCGAGGACGGCGCGCCCAACGTCCACGACCTCGTCACCCTCGGCACGCCCCATCAGGGGACGGCGCTCGCCCGCGCGGGGTCGTGGACGCCCGGCGGGCGGGCGATGCTCCCCGGGAGCGACTTCCTGCGGACGCTCAACGGTCGTCGCCTCCCGCGCGCGGTGAACTACACCGCCGTCTGGAGCGAGGACGACGAGGCCGTCCTGCCGGGCCACCGCGCCCGCCTCCCGTTCACGGCGTCGAACGTCCGGAACGTCCGCGTGCGGGGCCCGGGACACATCGGACTCGTCACCAGCCACGACGTCTTCGACTCGTACGCGGAGACGCTGTGA
- a CDS encoding endonuclease V translates to MDVPHPEFRPDPSMSRAEMEALQDDIAASARFEDDFPFDARAVCVGGDGPGEQSSFGDAAAFGGHEGDGGESDPPLVAGVDQAFLDERVVSAIVVLRGSEVVERTYAVSPMEFPYIPGLLSFREGGPILDAFETLETEPDVVFFDGSGRIHYRQAGLATHMGVALDVPSLGVAKNLLCGVPVEPTDELDAGERVAVEADDDVSAPAGTVIGYAVQTRQFDTSFRINPVYVSPGHRLSAETAADLVDRFRGGYKLPEPTRLADEYADAAKAEVAGDRA, encoded by the coding sequence ATGGACGTACCCCACCCCGAGTTCCGGCCCGACCCGTCGATGAGTCGCGCGGAGATGGAGGCACTGCAGGACGACATCGCCGCGAGCGCCCGCTTCGAGGACGACTTCCCCTTCGACGCGCGGGCGGTCTGCGTCGGGGGCGACGGTCCCGGAGAGCAGTCCTCGTTCGGCGACGCGGCCGCGTTCGGCGGCCACGAGGGCGACGGAGGGGAATCGGACCCGCCCCTCGTCGCGGGCGTCGACCAGGCGTTCCTCGACGAACGAGTCGTGAGCGCCATCGTCGTCCTGCGGGGGAGCGAGGTGGTCGAACGCACCTACGCCGTCTCGCCGATGGAGTTCCCCTACATCCCCGGCCTGCTCTCGTTCCGCGAGGGCGGCCCCATCCTCGACGCCTTCGAGACGCTCGAAACCGAACCGGACGTCGTGTTCTTCGACGGGTCCGGGCGCATCCACTACCGACAGGCGGGGCTGGCGACACACATGGGCGTGGCGCTGGACGTGCCGTCGCTCGGCGTCGCGAAGAACCTCCTCTGTGGCGTGCCAGTAGAACCGACGGACGAACTCGACGCGGGCGAGCGTGTGGCCGTAGAGGCGGACGACGACGTGAGCGCCCCCGCGGGGACGGTCATCGGCTACGCCGTCCAGACTCGGCAGTTCGACACCTCCTTCCGCATCAACCCGGTGTACGTCTCGCCGGGCCACCGCCTGAGCGCGGAGACCGCCGCCGACCTCGTCGACCGCTTCCGGGGCGGGTACAAGCTCCCCGAACCGACGCGGCTGGCCGACGAGTACGCCGACGCGGCGAAGGCCGAGGTGGCCGGCGACCGAGCCTGA
- a CDS encoding rhomboid family intramembrane serine protease — protein sequence MATCDVCGREESMPYRCRHCGGTYCSDHRLPENHDCAGLQNWGDPSGVFDSGFDDSVNQQGRAKSVASRVTSTGGPLSYFRGNMTYPFLGLMLLTFVAQYGIAPALGIPAGSAAWRDLFTLSTANPLYVWTWVTSIFAHGGFGHIFANGIALFFFGPIVERHVGSRAYTALFFVSGMAAGLGQIGLSLLLNTPSAVLGASGAVMAVLAVLTVLSPDMRVLLYFFIPVPIWVITFGYAGLSVLGMLSPTTNVLGGNIAHAAHLTGLVIGLAYGEYVRRQGVSGPSNLQLGGGAGGPGRGRGPF from the coding sequence ATGGCAACGTGCGACGTGTGTGGGCGAGAGGAGAGCATGCCGTACCGCTGTCGGCACTGCGGCGGCACCTACTGCTCCGACCACCGCCTCCCGGAGAACCACGACTGCGCCGGCTTGCAGAACTGGGGTGACCCGAGCGGCGTCTTCGACAGCGGCTTCGACGACAGCGTGAACCAGCAGGGGCGGGCGAAGAGCGTCGCTTCCCGCGTCACGTCCACCGGCGGTCCCCTCTCCTATTTCCGGGGGAACATGACCTACCCCTTCCTCGGCCTGATGCTCCTGACGTTCGTCGCGCAGTACGGCATCGCGCCGGCACTCGGCATCCCCGCCGGGTCGGCGGCGTGGCGGGACCTGTTCACCCTCTCGACGGCCAATCCCCTCTACGTCTGGACGTGGGTCACCTCCATCTTCGCCCACGGCGGGTTCGGTCACATCTTCGCCAACGGCATCGCCCTGTTCTTTTTCGGCCCCATCGTGGAGCGACACGTCGGGTCGCGGGCCTACACCGCGCTGTTCTTCGTCAGCGGGATGGCCGCCGGCCTCGGACAGATCGGCCTCAGCCTCCTGTTGAACACCCCCTCGGCCGTCCTCGGGGCCAGCGGCGCGGTCATGGCCGTCCTCGCCGTCCTCACCGTCCTCAGCCCGGACATGCGGGTCCTGCTCTACTTCTTCATTCCCGTCCCCATCTGGGTCATTACGTTCGGCTACGCCGGCCTCTCGGTCCTCGGGATGCTCTCGCCGACGACGAACGTCCTCGGCGGCAACATCGCCCACGCGGCCCACCTCACCGGACTGGTCATCGGTCTCGCCTATGGCGAGTACGTCCGCAGACAGGGCGTCAGCGGCCCCAGCAACCTCCAGTTGGGCGGCGGCGCTGGCGGACCGGGACGCGGCCGCGGGCCCTTCTGA
- the trpC gene encoding indole-3-glycerol phosphate synthase translates to MNTNEELAPAVASILDAARGRQPPEGRVSVSPRRLPEALAAADRDGRVPVIAEVKPTSPTTEGRDDRDPVDLAREMVAGGAAALSVLTEPEHFGGSVETLERVREAVDVPVLRKDFLLEEAHLDAVETDVVLLIARFVDDLPGMLAAARDRGFQVLVEVHSEAELREALDAGADIVGINNRDLANLVVNLETFVDVARHAPDSVTLIAESGIATPSDAARMRRAGADGLLVGTAIMRGDSVEASTRRLTTPQT, encoded by the coding sequence ATGAACACTAACGAGGAGCTCGCCCCGGCCGTCGCGTCGATTCTCGACGCGGCGCGCGGGCGACAGCCACCCGAGGGGCGGGTGTCGGTGTCCCCTCGGCGTCTCCCCGAGGCGCTGGCGGCGGCCGACCGCGACGGCCGCGTCCCCGTCATCGCGGAGGTCAAGCCGACCAGTCCGACGACCGAGGGCCGCGACGACCGCGACCCGGTCGACCTCGCCCGCGAGATGGTCGCGGGGGGCGCGGCGGCGCTGTCGGTACTGACCGAACCCGAGCACTTCGGCGGATCCGTCGAGACGCTCGAACGCGTCCGCGAGGCCGTGGACGTGCCCGTCCTCCGAAAGGACTTCCTCCTGGAGGAGGCGCACCTCGACGCCGTCGAGACGGACGTCGTCCTCCTCATCGCCCGGTTCGTGGACGACCTGCCGGGGATGCTGGCGGCGGCCCGCGACCGGGGCTTCCAGGTGCTCGTGGAGGTCCACTCCGAGGCGGAACTCCGCGAGGCGCTCGACGCGGGCGCGGACATCGTCGGAATCAACAACCGCGACCTGGCGAACCTCGTGGTCAACCTGGAGACGTTCGTGGACGTCGCGAGACACGCACCCGACAGCGTGACTCTCATTGCGGAGAGCGGCATAGCCACGCCATCGGACGCCGCCCGGATGCGCCGGGCGGGCGCTGACGGCCTGCTGGTCGGGACGGCCATCATGCGCGGCGACAGCGTCGAAGCGAGCACCCGACGCCTCACGACACCCCAGACATGA
- a CDS encoding pyridoxal phosphate-dependent aminotransferase, producing MDFDRPVFFDVMAYADAAEGDVVDMVSGNPDWEPPEALREGLREYADGPPADFQYPPSEGLGDLREEIATRRGVDVDRVVVTNGGGEANYLAMACGLDAFSGTETLLTDPTYPYYPDRAAMLGSEVRYVPVGPTGDLDPADVRERASEDTALVVVNSPNNPTGAVYDADTVAELVGIAEEHDALLVSDEVYDHFDYSGRFASALAVESENRVVTGSFSKSMAITGLRVGYAILPEALVGPARARHMLVNVAGSHPGQRAVLSALRDTGPEYYEANRDLLRERVRVFTDALDRAGAEYVVPDGAFYVLARFEGMEGTLDNAKRLVDETGVAGMPGDAFGETTSGWFRYALVTDRVEEAAERLAESMG from the coding sequence ATGGACTTCGACCGGCCCGTCTTCTTCGACGTGATGGCCTACGCCGACGCCGCCGAGGGCGACGTGGTTGACATGGTCAGCGGCAACCCCGACTGGGAGCCACCCGAGGCCCTGCGGGAGGGCCTCCGCGAGTACGCCGACGGCCCGCCCGCCGACTTCCAGTACCCGCCGAGCGAGGGCCTCGGCGACCTCCGCGAGGAGATAGCGACGCGGCGCGGGGTGGACGTCGACCGCGTGGTCGTCACGAACGGCGGCGGCGAGGCGAACTACCTCGCGATGGCCTGCGGGCTGGACGCCTTCTCGGGGACCGAGACGCTCCTCACGGACCCCACCTACCCCTACTACCCGGACCGCGCGGCGATGCTCGGCTCCGAGGTGCGGTACGTCCCCGTCGGCCCGACGGGAGACCTCGACCCCGCGGACGTGCGCGAACGCGCCAGCGAGGACACCGCCCTCGTCGTCGTCAACTCGCCGAACAACCCGACCGGGGCGGTGTACGACGCCGACACCGTCGCGGAACTCGTCGGAATCGCCGAGGAGCACGACGCCCTCCTCGTGAGCGACGAGGTGTACGACCACTTCGACTACTCCGGGCGCTTCGCCAGCGCACTCGCCGTCGAATCCGAGAACCGCGTCGTCACCGGGTCGTTCTCGAAGTCGATGGCCATCACGGGCCTCCGGGTGGGCTACGCGATTCTCCCCGAGGCGCTGGTAGGACCGGCGCGCGCCCGCCACATGCTCGTGAACGTCGCTGGGAGCCACCCGGGGCAGCGTGCCGTCCTCTCCGCGCTTCGCGACACCGGGCCGGAGTACTACGAGGCCAACCGGGACCTGCTCCGCGAGCGAGTCCGCGTGTTCACCGACGCCCTCGACAGGGCGGGCGCGGAGTACGTCGTCCCCGACGGCGCGTTCTACGTCCTCGCGCGCTTCGAGGGGATGGAGGGCACCCTCGACAACGCGAAACGGCTCGTCGACGAGACGGGCGTGGCGGGGATGCCCGGCGACGCGTTCGGCGAGACGACCAGCGGGTGGTTCCGCTACGCGCTCGTGACCGACCGGGTGGAGGAGGCCGCCGAGCGACTGGCCGAGTCGATGGGCTGA
- a CDS encoding CinA family protein: MSDESGDGDDEPIEKRVGEVLRERDATLAIAESCTGGLVGSRITDVSGASDYFDRSVVSYSYDAKRDLLAISRETLDDHGAVSEPVARQMARAVCDTADATWGLATTGIAGPDGGTDEDPVGTVYVGVANAAPWGTGESRTTVKRHVVEGTREEVKAGFVDRALTDLLERIESG, from the coding sequence ATGAGCGACGAGAGCGGTGACGGCGACGACGAACCCATCGAGAAGCGGGTCGGCGAGGTCCTCCGCGAACGAGACGCCACGCTCGCTATCGCCGAGTCGTGTACGGGCGGTCTCGTCGGGTCCCGCATCACGGACGTGTCGGGGGCGAGCGACTACTTCGACCGGAGCGTGGTCTCGTACTCCTACGACGCCAAACGGGACCTGCTGGCCATCTCGCGGGAGACGCTGGACGACCACGGCGCGGTGAGCGAACCCGTCGCCCGGCAGATGGCCCGCGCGGTCTGTGACACCGCCGACGCGACGTGGGGGCTGGCGACGACGGGCATCGCGGGGCCCGACGGCGGCACCGACGAGGACCCGGTCGGGACGGTGTACGTCGGCGTCGCGAACGCCGCGCCGTGGGGGACCGGCGAGTCGCGGACCACGGTGAAACGGCACGTCGTGGAGGGCACACGCGAGGAGGTGAAGGCGGGGTTCGTCGACCGGGCGCTCACGGACCTGCTGGAGCGAATCGAGTCCGGTTGA
- a CDS encoding GNAT family N-acetyltransferase yields MPGARVTRGERVALRTLERGDLSFVQRACTDPDLRYPLGTPVKNRTELEEGFEDRSDDRFVVCLDAPDAPPGAPDEGDTEPIGVVSVQDADWKRPELGYWLVPSVHGEGYGTEAVSLAVDYTFRTYDVPAIGAGAFASNDASRGLLESLGFTEEGCRRKFMYVDGEYRDMVQYGLLREEWRG; encoded by the coding sequence ATGCCCGGCGCACGCGTCACCCGCGGCGAGCGAGTCGCCCTCCGAACCCTCGAACGCGGGGACCTGTCGTTCGTCCAGCGCGCCTGTACCGACCCCGACCTCAGATACCCCCTCGGGACTCCCGTCAAGAACCGGACGGAACTGGAGGAGGGCTTCGAAGACCGCTCGGACGACCGTTTCGTCGTCTGTCTCGACGCGCCGGACGCCCCACCCGGCGCGCCCGACGAGGGCGACACGGAGCCAATCGGCGTCGTGAGCGTTCAGGACGCCGACTGGAAGCGCCCGGAACTGGGCTACTGGCTCGTCCCGTCGGTCCACGGCGAAGGATACGGCACGGAGGCCGTCTCGCTGGCCGTCGACTACACCTTTCGGACCTACGACGTGCCCGCAATCGGCGCCGGGGCGTTCGCCTCGAACGACGCCTCGCGGGGCCTGCTCGAATCGCTCGGGTTCACCGAGGAGGGCTGTCGTCGGAAGTTCATGTACGTCGACGGGGAGTACCGCGACATGGTCCAGTACGGCCTGCTCCGCGAGGAGTGGCGCGGGTAG
- a CDS encoding SDR family oxidoreductase translates to MAKTVLITGCSSGIGRATARAFREEEWTVYATARDTADVQDLADIGCETAALDVTDATQVEGVVDRIVEEQGRIDCLVNNAGYGQFGPVEDVPTDVLHRQFDVNLYGPHRLIRAVLPHMRERESGRIVNVSSVAGRVSTPGMGVYCASKFSLEALTDALRNEVEPYDVEAVLVEPGPVETAFADRTDDQFAPLDRSGAYETIYRLYEDSTVFGGQSPVAVTPDQVAEVILEAGLTPDPEPRYPVGAFADLTLKARYLPDRLQDTAYGLLNRLL, encoded by the coding sequence ATGGCAAAGACCGTGCTGATTACAGGGTGCTCGTCCGGTATCGGTCGGGCGACCGCCCGGGCGTTCCGCGAGGAGGAGTGGACGGTCTACGCGACGGCCCGCGACACGGCCGACGTGCAGGACCTCGCCGACATCGGCTGTGAGACGGCGGCGCTCGACGTGACCGACGCGACGCAGGTGGAGGGCGTCGTCGACCGCATCGTGGAGGAACAGGGCCGCATCGACTGCCTCGTCAACAACGCCGGCTACGGGCAGTTCGGCCCCGTCGAGGACGTCCCGACCGACGTGCTCCACCGACAGTTCGACGTGAACCTCTACGGCCCCCACCGGCTCATCCGGGCCGTCCTCCCGCACATGCGCGAACGCGAGTCGGGGCGCATCGTCAACGTCTCCAGCGTCGCCGGGCGTGTCTCCACGCCCGGGATGGGCGTCTACTGCGCCTCGAAGTTCTCGCTGGAGGCGCTGACCGACGCGCTCCGCAACGAGGTCGAACCGTACGACGTGGAGGCCGTCCTCGTCGAACCCGGGCCGGTCGAGACGGCGTTCGCCGACCGGACGGACGACCAGTTCGCCCCCCTCGACCGCTCGGGGGCCTACGAGACCATCTACCGCCTCTACGAGGACAGCACCGTCTTCGGCGGGCAGAGCCCCGTCGCGGTGACGCCCGACCAGGTGGCGGAGGTCATCCTCGAGGCCGGCCTCACGCCGGATCCGGAACCGCGCTACCCGGTCGGGGCGTTCGCCGACCTGACACTGAAGGCCCGCTACCTGCCCGACCGACTGCAGGACACCGCCTACGGGCTGCTCAACCGCCTGCTCTGA
- a CDS encoding metal-dependent hydrolase, protein MNKDGHVINGLLLGVGLGFILEPSGGTETLRTVAAVTVPVVLGALFPDVDTAFGSHRKTLHNLLTLGVFLAFPFAFDNLHWVWVGVLTHYVLDVVGSKRGIALFYPFPKEYSLPTGVATSSRFANAVTLAVTAVELAVAAGVVWYGPSALATAGAALGL, encoded by the coding sequence GTGAACAAGGACGGACACGTCATCAACGGCCTCCTCCTCGGCGTCGGGTTGGGGTTCATCCTCGAACCGTCCGGCGGAACGGAGACCCTGCGGACCGTCGCCGCGGTGACCGTCCCCGTTGTCCTCGGTGCGCTGTTCCCCGACGTCGACACCGCCTTCGGGAGCCACCGCAAGACCCTCCACAACCTCCTCACGCTGGGGGTGTTCCTCGCGTTCCCGTTCGCCTTCGACAACCTCCACTGGGTCTGGGTGGGCGTCCTCACCCACTACGTCCTCGACGTGGTGGGGAGCAAGCGGGGTATCGCCCTGTTCTATCCCTTCCCGAAGGAGTACAGCCTCCCGACAGGCGTGGCGACGAGCAGTCGGTTCGCCAACGCGGTGACACTCGCGGTGACGGCGGTCGAACTGGCCGTCGCCGCGGGCGTCGTCTGGTACGGGCCGTCTGCGCTCGCGACGGCGGGGGCGGCGCTCGGACTCTGA
- a CDS encoding methylated-DNA--[protein]-cysteine S-methyltransferase, whose product MDDAGIYTRESEYLDCYVQLGLASDRVLAVSFPEESDDEDADHALLDRIDAYLEGEREEFDDVAVALTVPTDQREVLETTREVPYGEQVSVERLTRMTPGLDASSDEDHDAVRTALAANPAPLVIPDHRVRDGPSGAPPEIEQRLRALEGL is encoded by the coding sequence ATGGACGACGCCGGCATCTACACCCGCGAGTCCGAGTACCTCGACTGCTACGTCCAGCTCGGCCTCGCGAGCGACCGCGTCCTCGCCGTCTCCTTCCCCGAGGAGTCCGACGACGAGGACGCGGACCACGCCCTCCTCGACCGCATCGACGCGTACCTGGAGGGCGAACGGGAGGAGTTCGACGACGTGGCCGTCGCGCTGACCGTCCCCACCGACCAGCGGGAGGTACTGGAGACCACCCGGGAGGTCCCCTACGGCGAACAGGTGTCCGTCGAACGGCTGACGCGGATGACGCCCGGCCTCGACGCCAGCAGCGACGAGGACCACGACGCCGTCCGGACCGCGCTCGCGGCCAACCCCGCACCCCTCGTCATCCCCGACCACCGCGTCCGCGACGGGCCGAGCGGTGCGCCCCCCGAGATAGAACAGCGCCTCCGTGCACTCGAAGGACTCTGA